Proteins from one Mustela erminea isolate mMusErm1 chromosome 20, mMusErm1.Pri, whole genome shotgun sequence genomic window:
- the VASN gene encoding vasorin yields the protein MCSRIPLRLLLPLLLLLLAPEPGVWGCPSGCQCNQPQTVFCTARQGTTVPRDVPPDTAGLYVFENGITTLDAGSFASLPGLQLLDLSQNQIASLPSGVFQPLANLSNLDLTANRLREITNETFHGLRRLERLYLGKNRIRHIQPGAFDTLDGLLELKLQDNDLRALPPLHLPRLLLLDLSHNSLPALEPGTLDTANVEALRLAGLGLRRLDEGLFSRLRNLHDLDVSDNQLERVPPAIRGLRGLTRLRLAGNTRIAQLRPEGLAGLVALQELDLSNLSLQALPHELSGLFPRLRLLAAARNPFNCVCPLSWFGPWLRDSHVALASPEETRCHFPPKNAGRLLLDLEYADFGCPATTTTATAPTTKPAVWGPTFSPSSPAPTWLSRTELVTEAPSLPPAAPPTVRPPSRPQDCPASICLNGGTCHLGVQGHLECLCPELFVGLYCESRVRQGLPASPAPATLQPPQPPALGIEPASPTSLRVGLRRYLQGGALQLRSLRLTYRNLSGPDKRPVTLRLPASLAEYTVTQLRPNATYSICVRPLGVGRVPEGEEACGEARTPPASRSNHAPVTQAREGNLPLLIAPALAAVLLAALAAVGAAYCVRRGRAAAAAAHGKAQLGPGPGPLELEGVKAPLEPGPKATEVGGEAPPSGPECEVPLMGYAGPSPQGPLPAKPYI from the coding sequence ATGTGCTCCAGAATCCCCCTGCgcctgctgctgccgctgctgctgctgctgctggccccaGAGCCTGGGGTGTGGGGCTGCCCATCTGGCTGCCAGTGCAACCAGCCACAGACGGTCTTTTGCACCGCCCGGCAGGGAACCACTGTGCCCCGCGACGTGCCACCCGACACAGCGGGCCTGTACGTCTTCGAGAACGGCATCACCACGCTCGACGCAGGCAGCTTTGCCAGCCTGCCAGGGCTGCAGCTCCTGGACCTGTCGCAGAACCAAATCGCCAGCCTGCCCAGCGGGGTCTTTCAGCCGCTCGCCAACCTCAGCAACCTGGACCTGACGGCCAACAGGCTTCGCGAGATCACCAACGAGACCTTCCATGGTCTGCGGCGCCTGGAGCGCCTCTACCTGGGCAAGAACCGCATCCGCCACATCCAGCCCGGGGCCTTTGACACGCTCGATGGCCTCCTGGAGCTCAAGCTGCAGGACAACGACTTGCGGGCCCTGCCCCCGTTGCACCTGCCGCGCCTGCTGCTGCTTGACCTCAGTCACAACAGCCTCCCGGCGCTGGAGCCTGGCACCCTGGACACGGCCAACGTGGAGGCACTGCGGCTGGCCGGCCTGGGGCTGCGGCGGCTGGATGAGGGGCTCTTCAGCCGCTTGCGCAACCTCCATGACCTGGATGTGTCTGACAACCAGCTGGAGCGCGTGCCACCCGCCATCCGGGGCCTTCGGGGCCTGACGCGCCTGCGGCTGGCGGGCAACACCCGCATTGCCCAGCTGCGGCCCGAGGGCCTGGCCGGCCTTGTGGCCTTGCAGGAACTGGACCTGAGCAACCTGAGCCTGCAGGCCCTCCCGCACGAGCTGTCGGGCCTCTTCCCCCGCCTGCGGCTCCTGGCAGCCGCCCGCAACCCCTTCAACTGCGTCTGCCCCCTAAGCTGGTTTGGGCCTTGGCTACGGGACAGCCACGTGGCACTGGCCAGTCCAGAGGAGACACGCTGCCACTTCCCGCCCAAGAATGCCGGCCGACTGCTCCTAGACCTCGAGTATGCGGACTTTGGCTGCccggccaccaccaccacagccacGGCACCCACCACAAAGCCCGCGGTGTGGGGGCccaccttctctccttccagTCCGGCCCCCACCTGGCTCAGCCGGACGGAGCTGGTCACGGAGGCCCCCAGCCTGCCCCCTGCAGCCCCGCCCACGGTGCGGCCTCCATCCCGGCCCCAGGACTGCCCGGCCTCCATTTGTCTCAATGGCGGCACCTGCCACCTGGgggtgcaggggcacctggagtGCCTGTGCCCTGAGCTCTTTGTGGGCCTGTACTGCGAGAGCCGCGTGCGGCAGGGGCTTCCGGCCAGCCCGGCCCCCGCCACGCTGCAGCCGCCGCAGCCCCCGGCCCTGGGCATCGAGCCAGCCAGCCCCACTTCCCTGCGCGTGGGGCTGCGGCGCTACCTGCAGGGCGGTGCCCTGCAGCTCAGAAGCCTCCGCCTCACCTACCGCAACCTGTCGGGCCCCGACAAGCGGCCCGTGACGCTCCGCCTGCCCGCTTCCCTTGCCGAGTACACGGTCACCCAGCTGCGGCCCAACGCCACCTACTCCATCTGCGTCAGGCCTCTGGGCGTCGGGCGAGTGCCGGAGGGCGAAGAGGCCTGTGGGGAGGCCCGCACACCCCCCGCCAGCCGCTCCAACCACGCGCCTGTCACCCAGGCCCGGGAGGGCAACCTGCCGCTCCTCATCGCGCCCGCCCTGGCGGCAGTGCTCCTGGCCGCGCTGGCGGCCGTGGGGGCGGCCTACTGCGTGcggcgggggcgggcggcggcggcggctgcgcaCGGCAAAGCACAGCTGGGACCCGGCCCTGGGCCCCTGGAGCTGGAGGGCGTGAAGGCCCCCTTGGAGCCGGGCCCCAAGGCGACTGAGGTCGGTGGGGAGGCCCCACCCAGCGGGCCCGAGTGTGAGGTGCCACTCATGGGCTACGCCGGGCCcagcccccaggggcccctccccgCCAAGCCCTACATCTAA